The genomic DNA CTCTTCTGTTGCGGCGTGCATCATATGGATATCAGAGACCAGGATAGGGAGCGCCATCGTTAGCGGACGCGATTTCACGCGAAAAACGTGGCGAACGGCTCGCACATTCGTGGCATCCGCGCCAACGCCGTACACCGTGTCCGTTGGATAGGCGACAAGCCCTCCGCCGCGGAGCGATTCAAGGGCCTTCCGAATCTGTTGCTGGACGTTTCTCAAACCTTGACTGAGTATACCACGGGTGCTAGACTTCCTCTCCACATATAGGAGGGCTCTTTGGAACGCTCGACTGATGACAAGAGCCTTCGCGTCAGAGTAAGCGGCGACGTCGAAGTCTCGACCTACCTCGAGATCGCGAAAGAGAAGAAGGGTCTCGAGCCTGTCCCCGCGAAGAAGACCGCTCCCCCCACCCAAGACTGCGTCGTCATCCTAGATTTCGGCTCGCAGTTCAGCATGCTTATCGCGCGGCGCGTGCGTGAGCTCCACGTCTATTGCGAGTTGGTTCCCCATGACACGCCCTGGGAGAAGATCCAGGCCCTGAACCCCAAAGGCTTCATCCTCTCGGGCGGCCCCGCCAGCGTCTACGAGCAGGACGCCCCCAGCGCGCCCGCCTGGGTCTTCAACAATAAGGTGCCGGTGCTGGGCATCTGCTACGGCATGCA from Chloroflexota bacterium includes the following:
- a CDS encoding threonylcarbamoyl-AMP synthase, which gives rise to MGGGSGLLRGDRLETLLLFRDLEVGRDFDVAAYSDAKALVISRAFQRALLYVERKSSTRGILSQGLRNVQQQIRKALESLRGGGLVAYPTDTVYGVGADATNVRAVRHVFRVKSRPLTMALPILVSDIHMMHAATEELPPSAIRLALRFWPGALTMVVKKSPLIPAIVTASAPTVAIRIPDHPTPRALAKGIGAPLVGTSANRSGQPSVTTASAVTAQIGEDVDVVISGRCKGGIESTIIDLTQQPPKILRQGPVTKEALEEVIGKVDV